In the genome of Caenorhabditis elegans chromosome IV, the window GAGCCCAGCGTGTGTGTGCCTCGTTCAACTTTGACGGACGTGAGACATGCTACTTCTTCGACGATGCTGCAACTCCAGCTGGTACCTCCCAGCTGACTGCTAACCCATCTGCCAACAATTTCTACTACGAGAAGACCTGCATTCCAAATGTTTCTGCTCATGAGGCCTGTACCTACAGATCTTTCTCATTCGAACGTGCACGTAACACTCAATTGGAAGGATTTGTGAAGAAGTCTGTGACGGTTGAGAACCGTGAGCACTGCTTGTCGGCTTGCTTGAAGGAGAAGGAATTTGTCTGCAAATCTGTAAACTTCCACTATGACACCAGTCTCTGCGAGTTGTCTGTTGAAGATAAGAGATCTAAGCCAACACATGTTCGTATGTCCGAGAAGATTGACTATTATGATAACAACTGTCTATCCCGTCAAAACCGTTGTGGACCATCCGGAGGAAACTTGGTCTTCGTGAAGACCACCAACTTCGAGATCCGTTACTACGATCACACTCAATCAGTTGAAGCTCAAGAATCATACTGTCTTCAGAAGTGTCTCGACTCTTTGAATACTTTCTGCCGTTCCGTCGAATTTAATCCAAAGGAGAAGAACTGCATTGTCTCCGATGAGGACACATTCTCCCGTGCCGATCAACAAGGACAAGTCGTCGGAAAGGACTACTACGAGCCAATTTGTGTTGCCGGTAAGCCGAATCATTGATCCGCATCAGTGGGGTTTCGAACGTTTACAATGTTTACAGCCGACCTGTCTTCGTCTACTTGTCGCCAACAAGCCGCTTTTGAGAGATTCATCGGATCTTCCATTGAGGGAGAAGTTGTTGCTTCGGCTCAAGGAGTTACCATCTCTGATTGTATTTCACTTTGCTTCCAGGTAAGAACAGTTTGGAGGTTGATtcaggcttagtcttaggctgaGACCTAgccttatgcttaggcttaggcacaGACGTAGGCTTAGATTTAGACTGGACCTAGTCTCAAACTTAAGGACTATTTGCAAGGTAACTTTAAACTCCCTCCattatattgaattttctcgaacttAACATCTTTAgtagcttttttaaaattaaaatacacaTAATACGCAGTGAATTTTACACTTgcaatgaaaacattttgagaacgagtttttaactagaaattgtgaaaccgaagaaaattatttccagaacCTTAACTGCAAATCGATCAACTACGATCGCACTGCTTCTTCCTGCTTCATCTACGCCGTCGGTCGCCAGGATGCTAACATCAAGGCCAACCCATCAATGGACTATTACGAGTTCAACTGTGAATCCCAATTCGGAGGAATGGCTCTCTGTACCAACGAGGGAATCCGCTTCATCGTCAACACCAAGGAGCCATACACCGGAGCCATCTACGCTGCTGAGAGATTCTCGACATGCTCCCAAGTCGTCGAGAACGCTAAGCAAATCTCGATCACTTTCCCACCACCAACTGTTTCTTCCGATTGTGGAACTGTTATTCGTGACGGAAAGATGGAAGCTCTCGTTGTTGTTTCTTTGGATGGAGTACTTCCACATCAAGTCACCACTGAGTGGGATCGTTTCTACCGTGTCTCTTGTGATGTTTCTATGGATAAGATGGTCAAGGAAGGATCAGTTGTTGTCACCACAATCTATGAGGCTTCTTCTCAGAACACAACAGTCTTGGATGTTGCTACTCCACCACCAGTCTCTGCTGAACTTCAGATCCTTAACCAACTTGAGGAGCCACTTCACAAGGCCTCTATCGGAGATCCACTTCTCTTGGTTATCACTTCCGAGCAAGCTGGACCACACAACATGATGGTGACAGAGTGCACTGCTACTCGTGTCGGAGGATTCGGAGATACTGTTCCATTCACTCTTATCGAGAACGGATGCCCAAGGTACCCAGCTCTTGTCGGACCAGTCGAGCAAGACTTTGACAAGAACCGTCTGAAGTCTGATCTTCGTGCCTTCCGATTGGATGGATCCTACGATGTGCAAATTGTGTGCTCAATCATGTTCTGTGCCGGACCAAATGGATGCCCAGTGTCGAACTGCCTTGATTCAGGAACCAATGAGTTGTTCATGTCCCATGGAAGAAAGAAGAGATCCGCTGATTTAGAAGCTGGAGAGACCGAGGAGAAGCTTTCGGCTATCATTCGAGTATTCGCAAAGGGAGAGGACGAGGAGGAGATGGAGATGGCTAACAACACAATGATGACCaggtaaaaattatttacggTTTCAGCAGTTGCTCTTTATGTTTCAACATTTATTTCTTATAATAATCGTAAcacttttctaattttcagcatgTCCGACTCCACCGAGCTTCTCTGCATCGCTGAGCCATTCTTCGTGAGCTCAGTCGTCTCGCTCTCAGTGCTCTGCTTTGCTCTTTCAGCCATTATTGCCATCTGGGGATGCCATTCTCTTCACTCCAAACCAGTCAAGCAGGTTGCTGCTTAAATTATTCTCTTAGAATCTCAagacattgattttttgattattttattttttaataataataataataatattgatTATTAAATTCAATCTTTTCGGGTACTTTTGTAATAAGttaattcaaaagtacctTTATTCTCGTGACACTACCATCATCAACACCAAATATACTATATACTCACACGTCAGTATGGGTTATTTCTTTcgaaacacacacacacaaactttaaaatttactttttttgaaatcttgtaaaacattttttttttctctatacttgttaatttgaattgaattttatgaataaatttgtttttaaaattgaaatgtttcacTATCAGCACAAATTTACACCTCATTATTTGTATTGTtgctcaattgaaaaaaacaggaatTCATTTCGAACACGCTtaatttgcataaaaattatcggaaaccgtttttttggttatttattattttgggaaaaattattttgggaaaaaatcttACACGGAAGATGAtgcagtgaaaaatttttttctaccaGGATGTGCAGCAAATTTcacaattgttgaaaaatttataatttttgttttattcttGTGGAAAATAATGTATTTTCAGTGTTTCGGGGTCCTTcaggttttccaaaaaatactgtttcgcggaagttaaataaaattttcaattaaaagttCGAGTCACTTTCAAATTAATACTCCTTTCTCGAATTCGAACTTATCAGACTTtgataaaattccaattttatgaaacttcagtgaaacagaaaatttttaaatacttttttttcttcaaaaaaatgtttccattgTATTATTCTCAACAAATTACCATAATTTTTAACTGTTCATCACAACTAGAGGTGCcgtaattttatatttaaacttcaaataatcgaaaaaGTATCGTCGTACTtgtttaaaattcagtttctCCCATATtattattccagaaaaatatgaaCGAATGCTGCTCTAACTACGTTTTAAGAGCATTTTTATAGCGATAGgataacaataaataaaataaaaatccaatttatttctaaaatacaaataaaattctatgaataaatttgtttttaaaattaaactgttTCACTTTCAGCACAAATTTACACCtcattattaatattattagtATTACTTCatgattttcattatttttgggAGTACACGGAAGAAGATGCAATGATAAATCCTTTCTGCTAGGATGTGCAGGAACTCtcgaaattgttgaaaaatttataatttttgttttattcatgTGGAAAATAATGTAATGTTCAGAtcactttcaaattaaatcaGACTTTGATAACAACATATTGAAACagtataataattttttctggcaTGAAGGTGTGAACATCGAGATTTTTCAAGGTTATGTGAAAAAACAGAATAGacagcattttttaaaaattttttcactgtttcacaattcacaaaaaaaagtctgaCTCCTATAAATATCGTTAATACTGCGATTTGAGTTGCATCGAATATCACGTCAAGACATTTTCAGTTATTGGGAATCGAATCGTATctaaaatcactgaaaaaagtgGCTCAGGATAAGGAAATTGATGTGAGAATGAGAAGAAATTTGATTGAAGTGATCACAAATGACAGAATTGCCACGTTTGAGCTGTTGGATGAGGAGGCTAAGCCAACTGGAAAAACTGAACAGATTGAGGTGAGATTGAGATGAGGTTGGCCTACACATTGAGCctttgataaaatttgattttcatgaaACTTCAGTGAAgcagataatttttgaatattttttttcttgaaaaattccattgtTTTACATTTCTAATTATTCTCAATAAGTATAGAAAC includes:
- the noah-2 gene encoding PAN domain protein (Confirmed by transcript evidence), translating into MWGVIFLLLSIVPAAQSVFECSSHETTAFVRIPRARLDGTPVVISTAGHDLTCAQYCRNNIEPTTGAQRVCASFNFDGRETCYFFDDAATPAGTSQLTANPSANNFYYEKTCIPNVSAHEACTYRSFSFERARNTQLEGFVKKSVTVENREHCLSACLKEKEFVCKSVNFHYDTSLCELSVEDKRSKPTHVRMSEKIDYYDNNCLSRQNRCGPSGGNLVFVKTTNFEIRYYDHTQSVEAQESYCLQKCLDSLNTFCRSVEFNPKEKNCIVSDEDTFSRADQQGQVVGKDYYEPICVAADLSSSTCRQQAAFERFIGSSIEGEVVASAQGVTISDCISLCFQNLNCKSINYDRTASSCFIYAVGRQDANIKANPSMDYYEFNCESQFGGMALCTNEGIRFIVNTKEPYTGAIYAAERFSTCSQVVENAKQISITFPPPTVSSDCGTVIRDGKMEALVVVSLDGVLPHQVTTEWDRFYRVSCDVSMDKMVKEGSVVVTTIYEASSQNTTVLDVATPPPVSAELQILNQLEEPLHKASIGDPLLLVITSEQAGPHNMMVTECTATRVGGFGDTVPFTLIENGCPRYPALVGPVEQDFDKNRLKSDLRAFRLDGSYDVQIVCSIMFCAGPNGCPVSNCLDSGTNELFMSHGRKKRSADLEAGETEEKLSAIIRVFAKGEDEEEMEMANNTMMTSMSDSTELLCIAEPFFVSSVVSLSVLCFALSAIIAIWGCHSLHSKPVKQVAA